The Chryseobacterium geocarposphaerae genome window below encodes:
- a CDS encoding DUF6443 domain-containing protein: MKKIIIPISALFVAGLYSGQTTAPSTAENYIYSKTYLDYDGNNQPVKSSETIQYFDGLGRPKQVINIKASPSNKDLVTTIPYDGFGRQVDSWLPVPMPTMNGAIQSGVDGAAQTYYSDSSPFAHKNVEASPLSRVISQVQPGLDWQGHPVQLNYEANAGGEVKKYTATFDYGSFESNITLSQTGYLANQLYKNTVTDEDGNATIEFKNKDGQVVLVRKVISATENADTYYVYNEYNQLAYVIPPLASVLSSLNPTVLDNLCYQYKYDHRNRLVEKKLPGKGKEYMIYDKQDRLIMVQDANLNTQGQWLFTKYDQFGRVVYTGLTSSSSSRQSIQNDVNNNTANPTNNESRSTTPVSYNGIDLYYTNVSIPYTISTLLSVNYYDTYPTGTPAFTSSIPNQSAVLTGNVSSGLTTRSLSLATYVKNIEDDNWTKNYSYYDLKGRVIATHSINHLGGYTKTESRLDFAGVPQQTITRHKRLSTDTERVIDENFTYDSQNRLVQHTHKVDSNATEILTQNIYNDLSQVTTKKVGGLDVSTPLQEVNYAYNIRGWMTKINDPANLNGKLFGYEVRYNNPVNSNITPGKFNGNIAEVDWNNGSENLLKRYNYDYDRLNRLKNAFYKEPTTGSSGNFDEYLTYDLNGNISNLKRSANPISGMTSTLVDNLDYIYQGNRLTQVIENSLNLTGYEGGNNIIDYDLNGNMTTMKDKGIQYIGYNHLNVPDQFSITQTDPFLGTTTNFGLNYLYRADGVKVRKTYSTGGGRGQSTTYKYTDYLDGFQYYFSETVAPCLWCRTSVAYEQEAFKDPIIVVPLAWTLDFVGTAEGFYSYTENRYIYQYKDHLGNARVSYAKKSDGNLEITDTNNYYAFGMNHIGGLKGVFGGYQSYKYNGKELQESGMYDYGARFYMPDLGRWGVVDPLAETSRRWSPYTYAFNNPIRFIDPDGMQNKDIIITGSEKDKAFEQLQASVQGQLNLSMDEKGKVTATKIEGVEQTDASNLLFHAANVDKEHIVTLKTDSDLRMDSSGDGSVLHQGGAYGGSYKHGGKVYANNVVNPDFLGKLETLMNKIKGTSILHEALEGYIGSVLSPGSPAAITESDKSQGYNDAHDLANYIDPRNIESNNFILSRTPSRTHISSTQVLLKDEISFKNKTTGEVTPFGTYQGIYKKSQKK; encoded by the coding sequence ATGAAAAAGATAATTATACCTATCAGTGCTTTGTTTGTAGCGGGTTTATATAGCGGACAGACTACAGCACCCAGTACAGCGGAAAACTATATATACAGCAAGACCTACCTTGATTATGATGGAAATAACCAGCCTGTCAAAAGTTCAGAAACTATCCAGTATTTTGATGGGCTGGGAAGACCTAAGCAGGTTATCAATATAAAAGCTTCTCCAAGTAACAAAGATTTAGTAACCACTATACCTTATGATGGCTTCGGAAGGCAGGTAGATTCCTGGCTGCCTGTTCCCATGCCAACAATGAATGGGGCTATTCAGTCAGGAGTTGATGGTGCTGCACAGACCTATTACAGTGACAGCAGCCCGTTTGCCCATAAGAATGTTGAAGCTTCACCTTTATCCCGTGTCATCTCTCAGGTACAGCCAGGGCTTGATTGGCAGGGGCATCCCGTTCAGCTTAATTATGAAGCCAATGCAGGCGGAGAAGTAAAAAAGTACACTGCAACATTTGATTATGGTAGTTTTGAATCTAATATCACTCTTTCACAAACGGGATATTTAGCCAACCAGCTCTATAAGAATACGGTAACTGACGAAGATGGAAATGCCACCATAGAGTTTAAAAACAAAGACGGTCAGGTTGTTTTAGTAAGAAAAGTAATAAGTGCCACGGAAAATGCCGATACCTATTATGTGTATAATGAATATAATCAGCTAGCTTATGTTATTCCCCCTTTAGCATCGGTTTTAAGTTCATTAAATCCGACTGTTTTAGATAATCTTTGCTATCAGTATAAATATGACCACAGAAACAGATTGGTAGAGAAGAAGTTGCCGGGAAAAGGAAAGGAGTATATGATCTATGATAAACAGGACCGATTAATTATGGTCCAGGATGCCAATTTGAATACTCAAGGGCAATGGCTTTTTACAAAATATGATCAGTTTGGAAGGGTAGTTTACACAGGTTTAACGTCTAGTTCCAGTTCACGTCAGAGTATTCAGAATGATGTTAACAATAACACGGCTAATCCTACGAATAATGAAAGTAGATCAACTACCCCTGTATCTTATAACGGTATTGATCTCTATTACACCAATGTTTCGATTCCCTATACAATAAGTACGTTATTGTCCGTCAATTATTATGATACCTATCCTACAGGAACTCCTGCCTTTACCTCAAGCATTCCTAATCAGAGTGCCGTATTAACAGGTAATGTAAGCTCGGGGCTTACTACCAGAAGCTTGTCTTTGGCTACTTATGTTAAAAACATAGAAGATGACAACTGGACGAAAAACTACAGCTATTACGATCTTAAAGGAAGAGTAATTGCCACTCACTCCATCAATCATTTAGGAGGGTACACTAAAACAGAATCCAGGCTTGATTTTGCAGGAGTGCCTCAACAGACCATTACCAGACATAAGAGGCTCTCTACAGATACAGAAAGGGTTATCGATGAAAACTTCACATATGATTCACAAAACCGTTTGGTACAGCATACCCATAAAGTAGATTCCAATGCTACAGAGATCCTGACACAGAATATCTATAATGACCTCTCTCAGGTAACCACGAAGAAGGTGGGCGGGCTAGATGTTTCAACACCGCTTCAGGAAGTTAACTATGCTTATAATATCCGAGGATGGATGACAAAGATCAATGATCCTGCTAATCTTAACGGAAAATTATTTGGATATGAGGTAAGATATAATAATCCTGTGAACTCCAATATAACACCGGGAAAATTCAATGGCAATATTGCAGAAGTAGATTGGAACAATGGATCAGAAAATCTTTTAAAAAGATACAACTATGATTATGATCGCCTGAACAGGTTAAAGAATGCATTCTATAAAGAGCCCACTACAGGATCCAGCGGGAACTTTGATGAATACCTAACCTATGATCTGAACGGGAATATAAGCAACCTTAAAAGATCTGCAAATCCTATATCAGGAATGACTTCTACTTTGGTGGATAATTTAGATTATATCTATCAGGGAAACCGCTTAACGCAGGTTATAGAAAATTCATTGAACCTCACAGGATATGAAGGCGGAAACAATATCATTGATTATGATCTGAATGGAAATATGACCACAATGAAGGATAAAGGAATTCAATACATTGGTTATAATCATTTGAATGTACCCGATCAGTTTTCCATTACCCAGACTGATCCATTTCTGGGCACAACCACCAACTTTGGATTAAATTATCTATACCGTGCAGACGGAGTGAAGGTTCGTAAAACCTACAGTACAGGAGGAGGGAGAGGTCAGTCTACCACTTATAAGTACACAGACTACTTAGATGGCTTCCAGTATTATTTTTCAGAAACCGTGGCCCCATGTTTATGGTGCAGGACAAGTGTGGCTTATGAACAGGAAGCATTTAAAGATCCGATTATTGTAGTGCCATTAGCATGGACCTTAGATTTTGTAGGAACCGCTGAAGGTTTCTACAGCTATACGGAAAATCGTTATATTTACCAATATAAAGACCATTTAGGAAATGCACGGGTTAGTTATGCTAAAAAAAGCGATGGCAATCTTGAAATAACAGATACGAACAACTATTATGCTTTTGGGATGAACCATATTGGAGGGCTGAAAGGAGTATTTGGAGGTTACCAAAGTTATAAGTACAACGGCAAGGAACTTCAGGAATCGGGAATGTATGATTATGGAGCAAGATTCTATATGCCGGATTTAGGAAGATGGGGTGTGGTGGATCCCTTGGCAGAAACTTCGAGAAGGTGGTCACCTTATACTTATGCGTTTAACAATCCTATAAGATTTATTGATCCGGATGGGATGCAGAATAAAGATATTATAATTACTGGAAGCGAAAAAGATAAGGCCTTTGAACAATTACAGGCTTCTGTTCAAGGACAACTTAATTTATCAATGGATGAAAAAGGAAAGGTTACTGCAACAAAAATTGAAGGAGTTGAACAAACGGATGCATCAAATCTTCTTTTTCATGCAGCTAATGTTGATAAAGAACATATTGTAACCTTAAAAACAGACAGCGATTTGAGAATGGATAGTAGTGGTGATGGTTCTGTATTACATCAAGGTGGCGCATATGGAGGAAGTTATAAACATGGAGGAAAAGTTTACGCAAACAACGTTGTTAATCCTGACTTTTTAGGCAAATTAGAAACTCTGATGAATAAGATTAAAGGGACTAGTATTTTACATGAAGCACTTGAGGGGTATATCGGAAGTGTTCTTTCTCCCGGAAGTCCAGCTGCTATTACAGAGTCTGATAAAAGTCAAGGATATAATGACGCACATGATCTTGCTAATTATATAGATCCGAGAAATATTGAAAGTAACAACTTCATATTATCAAGGACTCCGAGCAGAACACATATTAGTAGCACCCAAGTTTTATTAAAAGATGAAATATCATTTAAAAATAAAACAACAGGTGAAGTAACACCATTTGGAACTTATCAAGGTATTTATAAAAAATCTCAAAAAAAATGA